Proteins encoded within one genomic window of Citrobacter amalonaticus Y19:
- the yihX gene encoding glucose-1-phosphatase, translating to MLYIFDLGNVIVDIDFNRVLGTWSDLSRVPLASLKQSFTMGEAFHQHERGEITDEAFAEALCHEMDLSLSYEQFSHGWQAVFVALRPEVIDIMQKLREQGHRVVVLSNTNRLHTTFWPDEYPEIRRVADHIYLSQELGMRKPEARIYQHVLQQEGFSASDTVFFDDNVDNIEGANQLGITSILVADKTVIPDYFAKLLC from the coding sequence ATGCTCTATATCTTTGATTTAGGAAATGTGATTGTCGATATCGACTTCAACCGCGTATTAGGTACCTGGAGCGATCTGAGCCGTGTGCCGCTGGCGTCGTTAAAGCAAAGTTTTACGATGGGTGAGGCCTTCCATCAGCACGAACGGGGCGAAATCACCGACGAAGCGTTTGCCGAGGCCCTTTGTCATGAGATGGATCTGTCGCTGAGCTACGAACAGTTTTCTCACGGCTGGCAGGCCGTTTTTGTCGCGCTGCGACCTGAGGTTATCGACATCATGCAGAAACTGCGTGAACAGGGGCATCGCGTGGTCGTCCTGTCGAATACTAACCGGCTGCACACGACGTTCTGGCCAGACGAATATCCGGAGATTCGCCGGGTGGCGGACCATATTTATCTGTCGCAGGAGTTGGGCATGCGCAAACCGGAGGCGCGGATTTATCAGCATGTGTTACAGCAAGAGGGTTTTTCAGCGAGCGATACGGTCTTTTTTGACGACAATGTCGATAATATAGAAGGCGCCAACCAGTTGGGGATAACCAGCATTCTGGTGGCTGATAAAACCGTCATCCCGGATTATTTCGCGAAGCTGTTATGCTAA
- a CDS encoding virulence factor BrkB family protein, translating into MLKTVHQKARHHTRPIWAWLKLLYKRIDEDNMTTLAGNLAYVSLLSLVPLVAVIFALFAAFPMFSDVSVQLRHFIFANFIPATGDVIQRYIEQFVANSNKMTAVGACGLIVTALLLMYAIDSALNTIWRSTRVRPKVYSFAVYWMILTLGPLLAGASLAISSYLLSLRWASDLNTVIDNVLRLFPLILSWLSFWLLYSVVPTTRVPNRDAIVGAFVAALLFEAGKKGFALYITMFPSYQLIYGVLAVVPILFVWVYWTWCIVLLGAEITVTLGEYRKLKQAAEQEEADQP; encoded by the coding sequence ATGCTAAAAACCGTGCATCAAAAAGCCAGGCATCATACCCGACCGATCTGGGCCTGGCTGAAGCTCCTCTACAAGCGCATTGATGAGGACAATATGACGACGCTGGCAGGGAATCTTGCCTATGTTTCGTTGCTCTCATTAGTGCCGCTGGTCGCCGTCATATTTGCACTTTTCGCCGCTTTTCCGATGTTTTCTGATGTCAGTGTCCAGTTGCGCCACTTTATCTTTGCCAACTTCATTCCGGCAACTGGTGATGTGATCCAACGCTACATCGAGCAGTTTGTTGCCAACTCCAACAAAATGACGGCGGTGGGAGCCTGCGGGTTAATCGTTACCGCGCTGTTGTTGATGTATGCCATTGATAGCGCACTGAATACTATCTGGCGCAGTACGCGTGTGCGGCCAAAAGTGTACTCCTTTGCCGTGTACTGGATGATTCTGACGCTGGGGCCATTGCTGGCAGGGGCAAGCCTGGCGATCAGTTCGTATCTTCTCTCATTACGTTGGGCCAGCGATCTCAATACGGTCATCGATAATGTATTGCGCCTCTTTCCGCTGATCCTCTCCTGGCTCTCATTCTGGCTCCTCTACAGCGTGGTGCCGACCACGCGCGTACCCAATCGTGATGCAATTGTCGGCGCCTTTGTTGCCGCGTTGTTGTTCGAGGCAGGAAAGAAAGGTTTCGCGCTTTATATCACCATGTTCCCGTCATATCAGCTCATTTACGGCGTGTTAGCGGTGGTGCCCATTTTGTTTGTCTGGGTGTACTGGACGTGGTGTATCGTCTTGCTTGGCGCGGAAATAACTGTCACTCTCGGGGAATACCGCAAACTCAAACAAGCCGCAGAACAAGAAGAAGCAGACCAACCATGA
- the dtd gene encoding D-aminoacyl-tRNA deacylase, producing MIALIQRVTRASVTVEDEVTGEIGSGLLVLLGVEKDDDEQKANRLCERVLGYRIFSDAEGKMNLNVQQAGGSVLVVSQFTLAADTERGMRPGFSKGATPERAEALYDYFVERCRQQEMNTRTGRFAADMQVALVNDGPVTFWLQV from the coding sequence ATGATTGCATTAATTCAGCGCGTAACCCGTGCCAGCGTCACCGTGGAGGACGAAGTGACGGGTGAAATTGGCTCAGGACTATTAGTGTTGTTGGGTGTCGAAAAGGATGACGACGAGCAGAAAGCGAATCGCCTGTGCGAACGCGTGCTCGGCTACCGTATTTTTAGCGATGCCGAAGGCAAGATGAACCTGAACGTGCAACAGGCGGGCGGGAGTGTGCTGGTGGTGTCACAGTTTACGCTGGCGGCGGATACCGAACGCGGTATGCGTCCGGGGTTCTCTAAAGGGGCGACGCCGGAGCGGGCGGAAGCCCTGTACGACTATTTCGTCGAACGCTGCCGCCAACAGGAAATGAACACGCGGACCGGACGCTTCGCTGCGGATATGCAGGTTGCGCTGGTAAATGATGGCCCCGTGACGTTCTGGTTACAGGTATGA
- the fabY gene encoding fatty acid biosynthesis protein FabY — MYHLRVPQTEEELERYYQFRWEMLRKPLHQPKGSERDAWDAMAHHQMVVDEEGNLVAVGRLYINADNEASIRFMAVDPTVQEKGLGTLMAMTLESVARQEGVKRVTCSAREDAVEFFAKLGFVNQGEITTPQTTPVRHFLMIKPVASLDDILHRGDWCGQLQQAWYEHIPLSEKMGVRIQQYTGQKFITTMPETGNQNPHHTLFAGSLFSLATLTGWGLIWLMLRERHLGGTIILADAHIRYSKPISGRPAAVADLGSLSGDLDRLARGKKARVQLLVELSGDETTGAIFEGTYIVLPARPFGPYEEGGNEEE; from the coding sequence ATGTATCACCTTCGAGTACCGCAAACAGAAGAGGAATTAGAGCGTTACTATCAGTTTCGCTGGGAGATGCTGCGCAAGCCGCTGCATCAGCCGAAAGGATCCGAGCGTGATGCCTGGGACGCGATGGCGCATCACCAGATGGTGGTGGATGAAGAGGGCAACCTGGTGGCCGTCGGTCGTTTGTACATCAATGCCGATAATGAGGCTTCCATCCGTTTCATGGCTGTCGATCCGACCGTGCAGGAGAAAGGGTTGGGTACGCTGATGGCGATGACGCTGGAGTCCGTCGCGCGTCAGGAAGGTGTCAAACGGGTGACCTGTAGCGCACGGGAAGACGCGGTTGAGTTCTTCGCCAAACTGGGGTTTGTCAATCAGGGCGAAATCACCACGCCACAAACCACACCGGTTCGCCACTTTTTGATGATCAAACCGGTTGCCTCGCTTGATGACATTTTGCATCGCGGCGACTGGTGCGGACAACTTCAGCAGGCGTGGTATGAGCACATCCCGCTGAGCGAGAAGATGGGTGTGCGCATTCAGCAGTACACCGGACAAAAATTCATTACCACCATGCCGGAGACGGGCAATCAAAATCCGCACCACACGCTGTTTGCCGGGAGCCTGTTTTCACTGGCCACGCTGACCGGTTGGGGTCTTATCTGGCTGATGCTGCGCGAGCGCCATCTCGGGGGCACGATTATTCTCGCCGACGCCCATATCCGCTATAGCAAGCCTATCAGCGGCAGACCTGCCGCGGTTGCCGATCTCGGCTCTTTGAGCGGCGATCTTGACCGTCTGGCGCGGGGGAAAAAGGCGCGTGTCCAGTTGCTGGTGGAGCTATCAGGAGACGAGACCACCGGCGCCATTTTTGAAGGCACCTACATTGTTCTGCCTGCCAGACCGTTTGGCCCCTATGAAGAAGGCGGAAACGAAGAAGAGTAG
- a CDS encoding alpha/beta hydrolase, which translates to MALENGIAQQVEEFIAAGRPSARRQSIDDRRAGYIASTVLAGETETRVEVSDVELEGMTLRVVSPRHASGSLPCVIYYHGGCFVSGGFATHDNQLRQLAYTSGCRVIAVQYRLAPEHTFPAAHDDAEKGANLIWQYAEQLGVERQHITLAGDSAGGHLALVTALRLKAATQWLPAQLMLIYPMLDASAKCESYTRNGLDYIITRDTLLTGYEMYLPYTDRQHPEASPLWRDDLSGLPPTHIITAEFDPLRDEGELLYHRLTVQGVDCTCQRYLGVIHGFFQLAGISHAARSAMQDIAWRVGIQRAETVIK; encoded by the coding sequence ATGGCGCTTGAAAACGGTATCGCACAACAGGTTGAGGAATTTATCGCGGCAGGGCGACCTTCAGCGCGTCGGCAAAGTATTGATGACCGGAGGGCGGGCTATATCGCGAGTACCGTGCTGGCCGGAGAGACTGAAACGCGTGTAGAGGTCAGCGATGTTGAGCTGGAGGGGATGACGTTGCGCGTCGTATCGCCGCGCCACGCGTCAGGCTCCCTGCCCTGCGTTATCTACTATCACGGCGGCTGTTTCGTGAGCGGCGGATTCGCCACCCACGATAATCAGTTGCGGCAGTTGGCGTATACCAGCGGTTGCCGGGTTATTGCCGTGCAGTATCGCCTCGCGCCTGAACACACGTTTCCCGCGGCGCATGACGATGCCGAAAAAGGCGCCAACCTGATCTGGCAATATGCGGAGCAGCTTGGCGTTGAACGCCAGCACATCACGCTTGCCGGGGACAGTGCGGGTGGGCACCTGGCGCTGGTGACGGCTTTACGCCTGAAGGCGGCGACGCAATGGCTACCCGCGCAACTGATGCTGATCTACCCGATGCTTGACGCGAGCGCAAAATGTGAAAGCTATACCCGCAATGGTCTGGACTACATCATTACCCGCGACACGCTGCTCACCGGGTATGAGATGTATTTGCCCTATACGGATCGCCAACATCCCGAAGCCAGCCCACTTTGGCGAGACGACCTCAGCGGCTTACCGCCCACGCACATCATCACCGCTGAATTTGATCCGCTACGCGACGAAGGTGAACTTTTGTATCACCGTCTTACGGTACAAGGCGTCGATTGCACCTGCCAGCGCTATCTCGGCGTGATTCACGGGTTTTTCCAGCTAGCTGGCATCAGCCATGCGGCGCGCAGCGCAATGCAGGATATTGCCTGGCGCGTTGGTATTCAGCGCGCAGAAACCGTTATTAAATAA
- a CDS encoding type II toxin-antitoxin system RelE/ParE family toxin codes for MIFIETEFFTEDVQQLLDDDEYHRFQLFLAAQPEYGDVIQDTGGLRKIRWKAQGKGKRGGVRIIYFYQSRRTEVRLLLIYRKGLKDDLTQQEKAVLRMLNERW; via the coding sequence ATGATATTCATAGAAACGGAATTTTTTACTGAAGATGTCCAGCAACTGTTGGACGACGATGAATACCATCGATTTCAGCTGTTCCTGGCTGCGCAGCCCGAGTATGGCGATGTGATTCAAGATACTGGCGGCTTGAGAAAAATTCGTTGGAAAGCTCAGGGGAAGGGAAAGCGAGGTGGTGTCCGGATCATCTACTTTTATCAGAGCAGGCGTACAGAAGTTCGGTTATTGCTGATTTATCGAAAAGGTCTCAAGGATGACCTGACCCAGCAAGAAAAAGCAGTGCTCCGTATGTTAAATGAGAGGTGGTAA
- a CDS encoding helix-turn-helix domain-containing protein, whose product MDKALFERLTKSMNQMNEIVEGARLPSRIFHIDAMKIKEIRQASGLSQSKFADLISVNVDTLRNWEQGRRSPTGPAKALLRAIANDPLHVIPALAQ is encoded by the coding sequence ATGGATAAGGCGCTATTCGAGCGACTGACTAAAAGCATGAACCAAATGAACGAGATAGTTGAAGGTGCACGTCTACCTTCACGAATTTTTCATATTGATGCGATGAAAATTAAAGAAATCCGTCAGGCTTCGGGGCTGTCGCAATCGAAGTTTGCCGATCTGATATCAGTCAATGTTGATACCTTACGCAATTGGGAACAGGGCAGACGTTCCCCAACGGGGCCAGCAAAAGCATTGCTACGGGCAATTGCTAACGATCCGCTGCATGTCATCCCTGCGCTGGCGCAATAA
- the fdhE gene encoding formate dehydrogenase accessory protein FdhE has product MSIRIIPQDELEKSEKRATDMIPPLLFPRLKNLYNRRAERLRELAENNPLGDYLRFAALIAHAQEVVLYDHPLQMDLTARIKEANDQGKPPLDIHVLPRDKHWQKLLHSLIAELKPEMSGPALAVIENLEKASEQELEQMASALFASDFASVSSDKAPFIWAALSLYWAQMASLIPGKARAEYGEQRQYCPVCGSMPVSSMVQIGTTQGLRYLHCNLCETEWHVVRVKCSNCEQSRDLHYWSLDNEQAAVKAESCGDCGTYLKILYQEKDPKVEAVADDLASLVLDARMEQEGFARSSINPFLFPGEGE; this is encoded by the coding sequence ATGAGCATTCGTATCATCCCGCAAGATGAGCTGGAAAAGAGCGAGAAACGCGCGACGGATATGATTCCACCGTTATTATTCCCCCGGCTCAAAAACCTGTATAACCGTCGTGCCGAGCGTCTGCGCGAACTGGCTGAGAACAACCCGCTGGGAGACTACCTGCGCTTTGCGGCGCTGATCGCCCATGCCCAGGAAGTGGTGCTGTATGACCATCCATTGCAGATGGATCTGACCGCACGCATCAAAGAAGCCAACGATCAGGGTAAACCGCCGCTGGATATCCACGTTCTGCCGCGCGATAAGCACTGGCAGAAACTGCTGCACTCGCTGATCGCCGAACTGAAACCCGAGATGAGCGGCCCTGCGCTGGCAGTGATCGAGAATCTGGAAAAAGCCTCCGAACAGGAACTGGAACAGATGGCCAGCGCCCTGTTTGCCTCTGATTTCGCCTCTGTCAGCAGTGATAAGGCCCCGTTCATCTGGGCCGCACTGTCGCTGTACTGGGCGCAAATGGCCAGTCTGATCCCGGGTAAAGCCCGCGCGGAATACGGCGAACAGCGTCAGTACTGCCCGGTGTGCGGCTCAATGCCGGTCTCCAGCATGGTGCAAATTGGCACAACCCAGGGGCTGCGCTATCTGCACTGCAACCTCTGCGAAACCGAGTGGCATGTGGTTCGTGTAAAATGCAGCAACTGCGAGCAAAGCCGCGACCTGCACTACTGGTCACTGGACAATGAGCAGGCGGCAGTCAAAGCCGAAAGCTGTGGTGACTGCGGAACCTACCTGAAGATCCTCTATCAGGAAAAAGACCCGAAAGTGGAAGCTGTCGCCGACGACCTCGCGTCGCTGGTACTGGACGCGCGCATGGAGCAAGAAGGCTTCGCCCGCAGTTCCATCAACCCGTTCCTGTTCCCGGGGGAAGGGGAGTAA
- a CDS encoding response regulator transcription factor produces the protein MKILIAEDDANIRQGLVDALSREGYSLIAAPDGRAALECYHRDKPDFVLLDIMMPEMDGYTVCREIRRQNEHIPIVFLSAKDEEIDRVVGLELGADDYISKPFGIHELRARIKTIARRCLNHNATQPNLSFAFGDLTVFPNELCAWRGEQKLELTLREVRILSCLERHQNQVVTRDMLFDAAWGYDYLPNSRTLDQHISRLRKVIERDANHPQLIRTVHGLGYRYQVS, from the coding sequence ATGAAGATATTGATTGCAGAAGATGATGCCAACATCCGCCAGGGGCTGGTGGATGCGCTGTCGCGCGAAGGTTATTCGCTCATTGCCGCACCGGACGGACGCGCGGCGCTGGAGTGTTATCACCGCGACAAACCGGACTTCGTGCTGTTAGACATCATGATGCCCGAAATGGATGGCTACACGGTCTGCCGGGAGATTCGCCGCCAAAATGAGCACATTCCCATCGTGTTTCTCTCCGCCAAAGATGAGGAGATCGACCGGGTTGTGGGGCTGGAACTGGGAGCGGATGACTACATCAGCAAACCGTTTGGTATTCATGAACTGCGCGCGCGGATAAAAACGATCGCCCGTCGCTGTTTGAACCATAACGCCACACAGCCTAACCTCAGCTTTGCTTTTGGCGACCTTACGGTGTTCCCGAATGAACTGTGCGCCTGGCGCGGCGAGCAAAAGCTGGAACTGACGCTGCGGGAAGTACGCATTTTAAGCTGCCTGGAGCGTCATCAAAATCAGGTGGTTACGCGCGATATGTTGTTCGATGCGGCGTGGGGATACGATTATTTGCCCAATAGCCGCACGCTGGATCAGCACATTTCCCGGCTACGCAAAGTCATCGAACGGGATGCCAACCACCCGCAGCTAATCCGAACGGTGCATGGTCTGGGGTATCGATATCAGGTATCGTAA
- a CDS encoding sensor histidine kinase, producing the protein MLRRKPIYLVITLMFFILLAYLGVRTLEHEVLLRQYQTQTLAKSQTASVATGIENILQQKASRLHAIGDFIDPADVATLSTLKENDSDIADVFILRKNHLLYPDEHQSLSNEDKEWVRLLTPLVNDPSQLASHMAHSEQETPQAGWFISFETQEPLLIYWRQKDEAIIGFRLSWVQLMMDMANGIQVNLEDPQQIVRVTENGRQLYQNAQADLRQLTLLDSRTLEYPLTTWQVSAYGVNAPLWHIWLWGGALIVLLLAAVALLGFSLWREYTRAARQARQQVDFVSQVSHELKTPLTNITLYAELLREGLDDEQTHERRYVDVITQEGQRLSRLIQNILTFTRAPKLHLQAVDIPHLMAVITQIFTPALQAKGMTIQLSCPENLTLHSDRDVITQIVSNFLSNAEKYASQGQRVDLTVERVATNVEIAVRDYGPGIAENEMSLIFRPFYRVKSSITEGVSGTGIGLTIACQLAQRLHGKIQVTAQEPGVCFTLTLPQG; encoded by the coding sequence ATGCTCAGACGCAAGCCAATTTATCTCGTCATCACATTGATGTTTTTTATCCTGCTTGCTTACCTGGGCGTTCGCACCCTGGAACATGAAGTATTGTTGCGCCAGTACCAGACCCAGACCCTGGCGAAATCGCAAACGGCCAGCGTTGCCACGGGCATCGAAAACATCCTGCAGCAAAAAGCCTCACGTCTGCATGCGATCGGCGATTTTATCGACCCTGCTGACGTCGCTACCCTCAGCACGCTCAAAGAGAACGACAGCGACATTGCCGACGTCTTTATCCTGCGGAAAAATCATCTCCTCTACCCCGATGAGCACCAGTCATTAAGCAATGAGGATAAGGAGTGGGTACGCCTGCTCACCCCCCTGGTCAACGATCCCAGCCAACTTGCCAGCCACATGGCTCACAGCGAGCAGGAGACGCCGCAGGCCGGCTGGTTTATTAGCTTTGAAACGCAGGAACCTCTGCTGATTTACTGGCGGCAGAAAGACGAGGCGATCATCGGTTTTCGCCTCTCCTGGGTACAGCTAATGATGGATATGGCGAACGGCATTCAGGTGAACCTGGAGGATCCGCAGCAGATTGTCCGGGTGACGGAAAATGGCCGTCAGCTTTATCAGAACGCGCAGGCGGATTTACGCCAGCTCACCTTACTGGACTCCCGCACGCTGGAGTACCCGCTCACAACATGGCAAGTCAGCGCTTACGGTGTCAACGCCCCGCTCTGGCACATCTGGCTGTGGGGCGGTGCGTTAATTGTCCTGCTGTTGGCCGCCGTTGCACTGCTTGGTTTCTCGCTGTGGCGGGAATATACCCGCGCGGCGCGCCAGGCGCGCCAGCAGGTCGATTTTGTCAGCCAGGTGTCGCACGAACTGAAAACGCCGCTGACCAATATCACGCTCTATGCCGAACTGCTGCGCGAAGGGCTGGATGATGAACAAACGCACGAGCGACGCTATGTGGATGTGATCACTCAGGAAGGTCAGCGGTTATCGCGGCTTATCCAGAATATCCTGACCTTTACGCGCGCGCCGAAACTGCATCTTCAGGCAGTCGATATCCCCCATCTGATGGCTGTAATCACGCAGATCTTTACGCCTGCGTTGCAGGCAAAAGGGATGACGATTCAACTGTCCTGCCCTGAGAATCTGACATTGCACAGCGATCGCGACGTGATCACGCAAATTGTCAGCAACTTTTTGAGTAATGCCGAAAAATACGCCTCGCAGGGTCAGCGCGTCGACCTGACCGTTGAACGCGTCGCGACAAACGTGGAGATCGCCGTTCGCGACTATGGTCCCGGCATTGCGGAGAACGAAATGTCCCTGATCTTCCGCCCGTTTTATCGGGTCAAATCCTCCATTACCGAAGGCGTTTCGGGTACCGGTATTGGGTTAACCATCGCTTGCCAACTGGCGCAACGCCTGCACGGCAAGATTCAGGTAACGGCACAAGAGCCCGGCGTCTGCTTTACCCTTACGCTACCTCAGGGATGA
- a CDS encoding vWA domain-containing protein — MNLKHLFAALTLGLLATTTSAQQPAPKVVIKSELASPLVLENSQDKNYLKVSLTGFPLHATKRSPINLALVIDRSGSMGGDRIEQATEAAVMAVNTLSAQDTLSVVIYDDVVDVIVPAAKVGNKAKLISHIRERLTARGGTALFAGVSRGIKETSKYLDKAHVNRIILLSDGQANVGPSSTSELAELGKIAARKGIAITTMGIGEGYNEDLMAAIAQYSDGNHVFVQNTDALEKAFAHEFGDVMSVVAQDVVVQINVADNVKPLRLLGREGEIRDNTVTVKLNQLYANQEKYVMLEVLPAKGSAAQSKPLAEVNVSYNNLATGQKERWDDKMAVSYTASASDVQKAQVEDVVVDSAIQKSAIQNEQALQLMDEGKMDEAKAILRENSSTLSALPLSAPAARMKAQESAEENLKLLDRMESESKEASRKSLKEQSYKTKNQSSKSN, encoded by the coding sequence GTGAATCTGAAACACCTCTTCGCAGCCCTGACATTAGGTCTGCTTGCGACAACGACGTCGGCACAGCAGCCTGCGCCAAAGGTGGTCATTAAATCTGAACTGGCTTCTCCGCTGGTGCTGGAAAATAGCCAGGACAAAAACTACCTGAAAGTGTCACTGACGGGTTTCCCGTTGCATGCAACCAAACGTAGCCCAATCAACCTCGCACTGGTGATTGACCGCTCCGGCTCCATGGGCGGCGATCGCATCGAACAGGCCACAGAAGCTGCCGTGATGGCGGTGAACACCCTCAGCGCTCAGGACACGCTCTCGGTCGTGATTTACGACGACGTCGTGGATGTCATTGTGCCTGCAGCTAAAGTCGGCAACAAAGCCAAGCTTATCAGCCATATCCGTGAACGGCTAACCGCTCGCGGCGGCACCGCGCTGTTTGCCGGGGTCAGTCGCGGCATTAAAGAAACCAGTAAATACCTCGATAAAGCCCATGTTAACCGCATCATTCTGTTGTCTGATGGTCAGGCGAACGTCGGTCCCTCCTCCACCAGCGAACTGGCGGAACTGGGTAAAATTGCCGCCCGCAAAGGGATTGCAATCACGACGATGGGCATTGGTGAAGGTTACAATGAAGATCTGATGGCGGCGATTGCCCAGTACAGCGATGGCAACCACGTGTTCGTGCAAAACACCGATGCGCTGGAGAAGGCATTTGCCCATGAGTTTGGCGATGTAATGTCCGTCGTCGCTCAGGATGTGGTGGTGCAAATTAACGTCGCCGACAACGTTAAGCCGTTGCGCCTGCTGGGGCGTGAGGGTGAAATCCGCGACAATACGGTTACCGTAAAACTGAACCAGCTTTACGCCAACCAGGAGAAATATGTCATGCTGGAGGTGCTGCCAGCCAAAGGCTCCGCCGCACAGAGCAAGCCGCTTGCCGAGGTCAACGTCAGCTATAACAACCTCGCTACCGGACAGAAAGAGCGCTGGGATGACAAGATGGCCGTCAGCTATACCGCTTCCGCCAGCGATGTTCAGAAAGCGCAGGTGGAAGATGTGGTCGTCGATTCTGCCATTCAGAAATCCGCCATTCAGAATGAGCAGGCGTTACAGCTCATGGATGAAGGCAAAATGGACGAGGCAAAAGCAATCCTGCGTGAGAACTCCAGTACGCTCAGCGCATTACCGCTTAGCGCACCGGCCGCCAGAATGAAGGCGCAGGAGAGTGCAGAGGAAAACCTTAAGTTGCTGGACAGAATGGAAAGCGAAAGCAAAGAAGCTTCTCGCAAATCGCTGAAAGAACAGAGCTATAAAACCAAAAACCAGAGTTCGAAATCGAACTGA
- the fdoI gene encoding formate dehydrogenase cytochrome b556 subunit, with product MKKRDTIVRYTAPERINHWVTAFCFVLAAVSGLGFFFPSFNWLMQIMGTPQLARILHPFVGVIMFASFIIMFFRYWHHNLINRDDIFWAKNIRKIVVNEEVGDTGRYNFGQKCVFWAAIIFLVLLLVSGVIIWRPYFAPAFSIPVIRFALMLHSFAAVALIVVIMVHIYAALWVKGTITAMVEGWVTRSWAKKHHPRWYREVREKQDKTQP from the coding sequence ATGAAAAAACGTGACACCATCGTGCGCTACACGGCGCCGGAACGCATCAACCACTGGGTCACCGCTTTCTGCTTCGTGCTGGCGGCGGTGAGCGGACTGGGCTTCTTCTTCCCGTCCTTTAACTGGCTGATGCAAATCATGGGGACACCGCAACTGGCGCGTATTCTGCACCCGTTCGTGGGCGTCATCATGTTTGCCTCGTTCATCATCATGTTCTTCCGTTACTGGCACCACAACCTGATCAACCGGGACGACATCTTCTGGGCGAAGAACATCCGCAAGATTGTCGTCAATGAAGAGGTGGGCGACACCGGACGGTATAACTTCGGTCAGAAATGCGTGTTCTGGGCGGCGATTATCTTCCTGGTGCTGCTGCTGGTGAGCGGTGTGATCATCTGGCGTCCGTACTTTGCGCCAGCGTTCTCCATTCCGGTGATCCGCTTCGCGTTAATGCTGCATTCATTTGCCGCCGTCGCGCTGATTGTGGTTATCATGGTGCATATTTACGCCGCGCTGTGGGTAAAAGGCACCATTACGGCAATGGTGGAAGGCTGGGTCACCCGCTCATGGGCGAAGAAACATCACCCGCGCTGGTACCGTGAAGTTCGCGAAAAGCAGGATAAGACCCAGCCGTAA
- the fdxH gene encoding formate dehydrogenase subunit beta, translated as MAYQSQDIIRRSATNGFTPAPRARDHQEEVAKLIDVTTCIGCKACQVACSEWNDIRDEIGSNVGVYDNPADLTAKSWTVMRFSEVEQNDKLEWLIRKDGCMHCADPGCLKACPAEGAIIQYANGIVDFQSEQCIGCGYCIAGCPFDVPRLNPEDNRVYKCTLCVDRVNVGQEPACVKTCPTGAIHFGSKEDMKTLAGERVAELKTRGYDNAGLYDPAGVGGTHVMYVLHHADKPNLYHGLPENPEISATVKFWKGIWKPLAAVGFAATFAASIFHYVGVGPNRADDEEDNLHEEKDDEVRK; from the coding sequence ATGGCTTATCAATCGCAAGACATTATCCGTCGTTCCGCGACTAACGGTTTCACCCCCGCGCCGCGTGCGCGGGACCATCAGGAAGAGGTGGCGAAGCTCATCGACGTCACCACCTGCATCGGCTGTAAAGCCTGTCAGGTGGCCTGTTCAGAGTGGAACGACATCCGTGATGAAATCGGTAGCAACGTCGGGGTGTATGACAACCCGGCGGATTTGACCGCCAAATCCTGGACGGTGATGCGCTTCTCGGAAGTGGAGCAGAACGACAAACTGGAATGGCTGATCCGCAAGGATGGCTGTATGCACTGTGCCGATCCGGGCTGCCTGAAGGCGTGTCCGGCTGAAGGGGCGATCATTCAGTATGCCAACGGAATTGTCGACTTCCAGTCTGAGCAGTGCATCGGCTGCGGTTACTGCATCGCCGGTTGCCCGTTCGACGTGCCGCGACTGAACCCGGAAGACAACCGCGTCTACAAATGTACGTTGTGCGTTGACCGCGTGAACGTCGGCCAGGAACCGGCCTGCGTGAAAACCTGCCCAACGGGTGCTATCCACTTTGGTTCCAAAGAGGATATGAAAACACTGGCAGGCGAGCGCGTGGCGGAGCTGAAAACCCGTGGCTACGACAATGCAGGCCTTTACGATCCGGCGGGCGTGGGTGGAACGCACGTGATGTATGTGCTGCACCATGCCGACAAACCGAATCTGTATCACGGTCTGCCGGAGAACCCGGAAATCAGCGCCACCGTGAAATTCTGGAAAGGGATCTGGAAGCCTCTTGCAGCGGTCGGCTTTGCCGCGACCTTTGCGGCCAGCATCTTCCACTACGTCGGTGTCGGTCCGAACCGTGCGGATGACGAAGAAGACAACCTGCATGAAGAGAAAGATGATGAGGTGCGCAAATGA